Proteins from one Impatiens glandulifera chromosome 2, dImpGla2.1, whole genome shotgun sequence genomic window:
- the LOC124925423 gene encoding protein SHORTAGE IN CHIASMATA 1 isoform X2, whose translation MRTRFHVIDCFNPAPLCVLANLEFLLLPLPQLPPSPSPFSTVEDLHCFDHASYLHAPLEIETFQIEHSLSKLLSDILPCDIDAGVADIVDARPSSEDAGASQIWTSEEDNVPFFGCMDRDGLLLFEVPEQDLCLQTDCFPGEDRLELFLAHVNPENDKGMLLPVIQCPSKIQESVYMVDEIIPDCDFEQKASPPECTDSYKNQIHMFPFFEVDDISLGLFGNIPVMKDTFLLEDIEPEPCPQTGGVPVSCNELLSSVDIDITKHVFNQGFTDQDLGVDLSFLSFSSESDLISIIEYSMINQRYSFPNGKVDDSFVFPSIQLTFETIQFLDNDISHSFDVFLNFQGVCEQGYEHMLAKATDSMNFNDLIVGPQLTLEDGLFKSLPIPTFNDETVKSMDVILEEILEALKLEPHSASNEIYLDWHLLEEGYKNSYSFSFCWEKMLVIDDYSSYSVTEFVNDGKMVIDIISLGDNSKGLKTKENKESLTLNTGCLSNESVFSGNIAASRLKGESQKPTGLSDTSAVQPSLSKARHQIHDLNFLLNHQESSEKICQPAETLSSKKTTFPLGSSFDPTDPFPTVELKLQKWDFKLHEVKLSDNFLKVLNDCQESYLALLKSDKYSAREQKLPPEPDIIELLRLPKEKLTSCISSNVYDDKDMVFIAICAIKQLGWYLCYFGIHAAFHYIDKLCGSVDILKCKLSSLYKLIADMHKIADSDIIESHPSLRTIQEILLSSGRQATKFLLVSDQVFWWPLKKLLSSLQILYSDQQIINENTGLHGMSYICNDADIMQGSDCYLVSSENISASFPFEKFHIILEYGGSRSSSRISSISQKLSAYPVLHFIKVELEDTCVQKAPCRGPEMPQKIDFRMDVDPPRLNLGDSLQKLEHIVNFVPDEMKCDGGSTRDGMESFNGSLRAPPEPMEKNHRLMNTTSFLGKVIIVNTQNLEKEMLISRRNTYQRILTMEKEGFQVVERDLKLPVDIIISPATCFVWYNCRNIQTEACASGSAASCLPLCIDNIAANVLTSLSFAFTGCIMVFEGESDFLSAAMESSDKLYAAAASLRIVLQIFYSYTSESTNQFILNCISCSTHAILSSGDPLAQFLQYSHDRRVLATHKYHVPDESMGLLSTLCRYGERDDSKSGMTDCSSSVSSAPDLENYCCRGDSEKKKQSRDKLRRLESETQYPDHSLSYIKEPRRYKDTGTLADANSLFQTLNFSVPNVEKISGEEMGFVEGLKFNNSRGYRSLDLMDNKLFTLEEGIDKYSCHEKDSMYNSVNLGQDIRGEIVNIKKNKVLESTISFSIPKLDFDHVEADSETSRKSSCSNFLLPFSTTADINPDFCMWDPGNDLDHMMKEFDQHTNANAIKYNFPMKQHEKTLHGSMPKDENFHMQSVQEKDISSYRTPLSMAIHSNQQQQGSPWTIEFLNRVREKSRLHRQTVPCDKSPLYFGRPDNISRGKKRKSPSILDFYKYQGGTSNRKTIEPKKQKGSLQPSILSSNEKKSGFPNPAWTPLDKKARQTLSFSTGGGRGQAKLIWSDSEKEADTTNRRFNHSIN comes from the exons GAGGATAATGTTCCATTTTTTGGTTGTATGGATAGAGATGGACTTCTCCTGTTTGAAGTGCCAGAGCAGGATCTTTGTTTG CAAACTGATTGCTTCCCTGGAGAAGACAGGCTTGAACTATTTCTTGCGCACGTGAATCCTGAAAATGATAAG GGTATGCTCCTTCCAGTTATTCAATGTCCATCTAAGATTCAAGAATCTGTTTATATGGTGGATGAGATTATTCCAGACTGCGATTTTGAGCAGAAGGCGTCTCCTCCAGAATGCACCGATTCTTATAAGAACCAGATTCACATGTTTCCTTTCTTTGAGGTAGATGATATTAGTCTGGGATTGTTTGGAAACATTCCTGTTATGAAGGATACTTTTCTTCTTGAAGATATTGAACCTGAGCCCTGTCCACAAACGGGTGGAGTACCTGTTAGTTGCAATGAGCTTTTGAGTTCTGTGGACATTGACATCACAAAGCATGTCTTCAATCAAGGGTTTACAGACCAGGACCTTGGAGTTGATTTGTCATTCTTAAGCTTTTCTTCGGAGAGTGATTTGATAAGCATCATTGAGTACTCAATGATCAATCAAAGATACTCATTCCCAAATGGAAAAGTAGATGATAGTTTTGTCTTTCCATCAATCCAGTTGACTTTTGAGACAATCCAATTTCTTGATAATGACATATCCCATAGTTTTGATGTCTTTTTGAATTTTCAAGGAGTCTGTGAACAAGGATATGAACATATGCTTGCCAAGGCTACAGATTCTATGAATTTCAATGATTTGATTGTCGGTCCTCAACTCACCTTAGAGGATGGCTTGTTCAAGTCACTACCAATTCCTACATTTAATGATGAAACAGTAAAGTCTATGGATGTAATTCTTGAGGAAATTCTAGAAGCGCTGAAGCTAGAGCCTCATTCTGCATCCAACGAGATTTATTTAGATTGGCATCTTCTTGAAGAAGGTTATAAAAACAGTTATAGCTTTTCCTTTTGTTGGGAAAAAATGCTGGTTATAGATGATTACAGCTCATATTCTGTTACAGAATTTGTTAATGATGGAAAAATGGTCATCGATATTATTTCCTTAGGTGATAATTCAAAAGGGTTgaaaacaaaggaaaacaaggaATCTTTGACCTTAAATACTGGATGCTTATCAAATGAGAGTGTTTTCTCTGGGAATATTGCTGCCAGTAGATTGAAAGGAGAAAGTCAAAAACCTACTGGTCTATCTGACACTAGTGCTGTTCAACCTTCCTTGTCCAAAGCAAGACACCAAATTCATGATCTTAATTTTCTCTTAAATCATCAGGAGTCTTCAGAGAAGATCTGTCAACCTGCAGAGACTTTGTCTAGTAAGAAAACTACATTTCCATTGGGATCATCCTTTGATCCCACTGATCCATTTCCAACAGTTGAACTGAAACTGCAGAAGTGGGATTTCAAGTTGCATGAAGTAAAATTATCTGATAATTTTCTGAAAGTGCTAAATGATTGCCAAGAAAGCTATCTAGCATTGTTGAAGAGTGACAAGTATTCAGCAAGAGAACAGAAATTGCCTCCAGAGCCGGACATTATTGAATTGCTTAGGCTTCCTAAAGAAAAGTTAACAAGCTGCATTTCTTCTAATGTTTATGATGACAAAGACATGGTATTTATCGCAATCTGTGCAATTAAGCAGTTGGGTTGGTACTTGTGTTATTTTGGAATCCATGCAGCATTTCACTATATAGATAAGTTGTGTGGATCTGTTGACATCTTGAAGTGCAAACTTAGTTCTCTCTACAAGTTGATTGCAGATATGCATAAGATAGCTGACAGTGACATTATCGAATCACATCCATCTCTTAGGACAATACAGGAGATTTTGCTGTCCAGTGGTAGACAGGCTACAAAATTTCTACTGGTGTCTGATCAAGTCTTCTGGTGGCCATTAAAAAAGCTGTTAAGTTCCCTGCAGATACTATATAGTGATCAGCAAATCATTAATGAAAACACAGGTCTTCATGGCATGTCCTACATTTGTAATGATGCGGACATTATGCAGGGTTCGGATTGCTATTTGGTTTCCAGCGA GAATATCTCTGCATCATTCCCATTTGAAAAGTTTCACATTATCTTGGAATACGGAGGCTCACGCTCCTCATCCAGAATATCCTCTATATCCCAAAAGTTATCTGCCTACCCTGTTCTTCACTTCATCAAGGTTGAGCTGGAGGATACTTGTGTGCAGAAAGCACCATGTAGAGGTCCTGAAATGCCTCAGAAGATTGATTTCAGAATG GATGTAGATCCTCCCAGGCTGAATCTTGGAGACAGCTTACAGAAGTTAGAACACATAGTGAACTTTGTGCCTGATGAGATGAAGTGTGACGGAGGATCTACTAGAGATGGAATGGAATCTTTCAATGGATCTCTGAGAGCTCCTCCTGAACCTATGGAGAAAAATCATAGACTTATGAACACTACTTCGTTTCTGGGGAAAGTCATCATTGTAAATACTCAAAACCTGGAAAAAGAAATGTTAATTTCCAGAAGAAATACGTATCAGAGGATTCTTACAATGGAAAAAGAAGGATTTCAGGTTGTAGAGCGAGATCTAAAATTGCCTGTCGACATCATTATTTCTCCTGCAACATGCTTTGTATGGTATAATTGCAGAAATATTCAAACAGAAGCATGTGCTTCTGGTTCTGCTGCTTCCTGCTTACCTCTGTGCATTGACAACATTGCAGCCAATGTCTTAACCTCGCTGAGTTTTGCTTTCACCGGCTGCATTATG GTATTTGAAGGAGAATCTGACTTCCTTTCAGCTGCAATGGAGTCATCAGATAAACTCTATGCTGCTGCAGCTAGCTTGAGAATTGTTTTGCAGATCTTCTACTCGTACACTTCAGAGTCAACAAATCAATTTATATTGAACTGTATTTCATGTTCCA CTCATGCTATTTTGTCATCAGGAGATCCTCTTGCCCAGTTTCTTCAATATTCCCATGACAGAAGGGTCCTTGCAACGCATAAGTATCACGTTCCTGATGAGAGCATGGGCCTATTAAGCACTTTATGCAGATATGGGGAGCGAGATGATTCAAAATCTGGAATGACTGACTGCTCCTCTTCAGTGTCCTCTGCTCCTGATTTGGAGAACTATTGTTGCAGGGGAGATTCTgaaaagaagaaacaatctaGAGATAAATTACGTCGCTTAGAATCTGAAACACAATATCCTGATCACAGCCTAAGTTATATAAAGGAACCAAGACGCTACAAAGATACTGGGACACTGGCCGATGCTAACTCACTTTTTCAGACTCTTAACTTCAGTGTCCCGAATGTTGAGAAAATTTCCGGAGAAGAAATGGGGTTTGTTGAAGgtctaaaatttaataattctaGGGGTTACAGATCTCTTGATCTTATGGATAATAAGTTGTTTACTCTTGAAGAGGGAATTGATAAATACTCGTGCCACGAAAAGGATTCCATGTATAATTCGGTGAATCTTGGGCAGGACATTAGAGGTGAAATTGTCAACATCAAGAAGAATAAGGTTTTAGAGTCAACCATTTCCTTTTCTATCCCAAAATTGGATTTTGATCATGTGGAGGCAGATTCTGAGACGTCAAGAAAATCATCATGTAGtaattttcttcttcctttctctACAACTGCCGATATCAACCCTGATTTCTGTATGTGGGATCCTGGAAATGATCTTGACCACATGATGAAAGAATTTGATCAACATACAAATGCCAATGCCATCAAGTATAATTTTCCTATGAAGCAGCATGAGAAGACCCTCCATGGGTCAATGCCGAAAGATGAAAATTTTCATATGCAGTCAGTTCAGGAGAAGGATATTTCAAGCTACAGGACACCTCTTTCCATGGCAATTCATTCGAATCAACAGCAACAAGGATCCCCTTGGACTATAGAATTTCTAAATAGAGTGAGGGAGAAAAGCAGGTTGCACCGTCAAACAGTTCCATGTGATAAATCACCCCTTTATTTTGGGCGTCCTGACAATATTTCCAgagggaagaaaagaaaaagtccCTCCATTCTAGACTTCTACAAGTATCAAGGAGGTACCTCTAACAGAAAGACCATCGAACCAAAGAAGCAAAAAGGGTCATTGCAACCATCTATTTTGTCATCCAATGAGAAGAAATCTGGCTTTCCTAATCCAGCATGGACTCCACTAGACAAGAAAGCTAGACAG ACATTATCCTTCTCAACAGGTGGAGGAAGAGGGCAGGCTAAGTTGATCTGGAGTGACAGTGAAAAAGAGGCTGACACGACAAACAGACGATTTAACCACTCGATTAATTAG
- the LOC124925423 gene encoding protein SHORTAGE IN CHIASMATA 1 isoform X1, which yields MRTRFHVIDCFNPAPLCVLANLEFLLLPLPQLPPSPSPFSTVEDLHCFDHASYLHAPLEIETFQIEHSLSKLLSDILPCDIDAGVADIVDARPSSEDAGASQIWTSEEDNVPFFGCMDRDGLLLFEVPEQDLCLQTDCFPGEDRLELFLAHVNPENDKGMLLPVIQCPSKIQESVYMVDEIIPDCDFEQKASPPECTDSYKNQIHMFPFFEVDDISLGLFGNIPVMKDTFLLEDIEPEPCPQTGGVPVSCNELLSSVDIDITKHVFNQGFTDQDLGVDLSFLSFSSESDLISIIEYSMINQRYSFPNGKVDDSFVFPSIQLTFETIQFLDNDISHSFDVFLNFQGVCEQGYEHMLAKATDSMNFNDLIVGPQLTLEDGLFKSLPIPTFNDETVKSMDVILEEILEALKLEPHSASNEIYLDWHLLEEGYKNSYSFSFCWEKMLVIDDYSSYSVTEFVNDGKMVIDIISLGDNSKGLKTKENKESLTLNTGCLSNESVFSGNIAASRLKGESQKPTGLSDTSAVQPSLSKARHQIHDLNFLLNHQESSEKICQPAETLSSKKTTFPLGSSFDPTDPFPTVELKLQKWDFKLHEVKLSDNFLKVLNDCQESYLALLKSDKYSAREQKLPPEPDIIELLRLPKEKLTSCISSNVYDDKDMVFIAICAIKQLGWYLCYFGIHAAFHYIDKLCGSVDILKCKLSSLYKLIADMHKIADSDIIESHPSLRTIQEILLSSGRQATKFLLVSDQVFWWPLKKLLSSLQILYSDQQIINENTGLHGMSYICNDADIMQGSDCYLVSSENISASFPFEKFHIILEYGGSRSSSRISSISQKLSAYPVLHFIKVELEDTCVQKAPCRGPEMPQKIDFRMDVDPPRLNLGDSLQKLEHIVNFVPDEMKCDGGSTRDGMESFNGSLRAPPEPMEKNHRLMNTTSFLGKVIIVNTQNLEKEMLISRRNTYQRILTMEKEGFQVVERDLKLPVDIIISPATCFVWYNCRNIQTEACASGSAASCLPLCIDNIAANVLTSLSFAFTGCIMVFEGESDFLSAAMESSDKLYAAAASLRIVLQIFYSYTSESTNQFILNCISCSSKSINGGYPAMPESEMLAESFLTMFPSINPLAAHAILSSGDPLAQFLQYSHDRRVLATHKYHVPDESMGLLSTLCRYGERDDSKSGMTDCSSSVSSAPDLENYCCRGDSEKKKQSRDKLRRLESETQYPDHSLSYIKEPRRYKDTGTLADANSLFQTLNFSVPNVEKISGEEMGFVEGLKFNNSRGYRSLDLMDNKLFTLEEGIDKYSCHEKDSMYNSVNLGQDIRGEIVNIKKNKVLESTISFSIPKLDFDHVEADSETSRKSSCSNFLLPFSTTADINPDFCMWDPGNDLDHMMKEFDQHTNANAIKYNFPMKQHEKTLHGSMPKDENFHMQSVQEKDISSYRTPLSMAIHSNQQQQGSPWTIEFLNRVREKSRLHRQTVPCDKSPLYFGRPDNISRGKKRKSPSILDFYKYQGGTSNRKTIEPKKQKGSLQPSILSSNEKKSGFPNPAWTPLDKKARQTLSFSTGGGRGQAKLIWSDSEKEADTTNRRFNHSIN from the exons GAGGATAATGTTCCATTTTTTGGTTGTATGGATAGAGATGGACTTCTCCTGTTTGAAGTGCCAGAGCAGGATCTTTGTTTG CAAACTGATTGCTTCCCTGGAGAAGACAGGCTTGAACTATTTCTTGCGCACGTGAATCCTGAAAATGATAAG GGTATGCTCCTTCCAGTTATTCAATGTCCATCTAAGATTCAAGAATCTGTTTATATGGTGGATGAGATTATTCCAGACTGCGATTTTGAGCAGAAGGCGTCTCCTCCAGAATGCACCGATTCTTATAAGAACCAGATTCACATGTTTCCTTTCTTTGAGGTAGATGATATTAGTCTGGGATTGTTTGGAAACATTCCTGTTATGAAGGATACTTTTCTTCTTGAAGATATTGAACCTGAGCCCTGTCCACAAACGGGTGGAGTACCTGTTAGTTGCAATGAGCTTTTGAGTTCTGTGGACATTGACATCACAAAGCATGTCTTCAATCAAGGGTTTACAGACCAGGACCTTGGAGTTGATTTGTCATTCTTAAGCTTTTCTTCGGAGAGTGATTTGATAAGCATCATTGAGTACTCAATGATCAATCAAAGATACTCATTCCCAAATGGAAAAGTAGATGATAGTTTTGTCTTTCCATCAATCCAGTTGACTTTTGAGACAATCCAATTTCTTGATAATGACATATCCCATAGTTTTGATGTCTTTTTGAATTTTCAAGGAGTCTGTGAACAAGGATATGAACATATGCTTGCCAAGGCTACAGATTCTATGAATTTCAATGATTTGATTGTCGGTCCTCAACTCACCTTAGAGGATGGCTTGTTCAAGTCACTACCAATTCCTACATTTAATGATGAAACAGTAAAGTCTATGGATGTAATTCTTGAGGAAATTCTAGAAGCGCTGAAGCTAGAGCCTCATTCTGCATCCAACGAGATTTATTTAGATTGGCATCTTCTTGAAGAAGGTTATAAAAACAGTTATAGCTTTTCCTTTTGTTGGGAAAAAATGCTGGTTATAGATGATTACAGCTCATATTCTGTTACAGAATTTGTTAATGATGGAAAAATGGTCATCGATATTATTTCCTTAGGTGATAATTCAAAAGGGTTgaaaacaaaggaaaacaaggaATCTTTGACCTTAAATACTGGATGCTTATCAAATGAGAGTGTTTTCTCTGGGAATATTGCTGCCAGTAGATTGAAAGGAGAAAGTCAAAAACCTACTGGTCTATCTGACACTAGTGCTGTTCAACCTTCCTTGTCCAAAGCAAGACACCAAATTCATGATCTTAATTTTCTCTTAAATCATCAGGAGTCTTCAGAGAAGATCTGTCAACCTGCAGAGACTTTGTCTAGTAAGAAAACTACATTTCCATTGGGATCATCCTTTGATCCCACTGATCCATTTCCAACAGTTGAACTGAAACTGCAGAAGTGGGATTTCAAGTTGCATGAAGTAAAATTATCTGATAATTTTCTGAAAGTGCTAAATGATTGCCAAGAAAGCTATCTAGCATTGTTGAAGAGTGACAAGTATTCAGCAAGAGAACAGAAATTGCCTCCAGAGCCGGACATTATTGAATTGCTTAGGCTTCCTAAAGAAAAGTTAACAAGCTGCATTTCTTCTAATGTTTATGATGACAAAGACATGGTATTTATCGCAATCTGTGCAATTAAGCAGTTGGGTTGGTACTTGTGTTATTTTGGAATCCATGCAGCATTTCACTATATAGATAAGTTGTGTGGATCTGTTGACATCTTGAAGTGCAAACTTAGTTCTCTCTACAAGTTGATTGCAGATATGCATAAGATAGCTGACAGTGACATTATCGAATCACATCCATCTCTTAGGACAATACAGGAGATTTTGCTGTCCAGTGGTAGACAGGCTACAAAATTTCTACTGGTGTCTGATCAAGTCTTCTGGTGGCCATTAAAAAAGCTGTTAAGTTCCCTGCAGATACTATATAGTGATCAGCAAATCATTAATGAAAACACAGGTCTTCATGGCATGTCCTACATTTGTAATGATGCGGACATTATGCAGGGTTCGGATTGCTATTTGGTTTCCAGCGA GAATATCTCTGCATCATTCCCATTTGAAAAGTTTCACATTATCTTGGAATACGGAGGCTCACGCTCCTCATCCAGAATATCCTCTATATCCCAAAAGTTATCTGCCTACCCTGTTCTTCACTTCATCAAGGTTGAGCTGGAGGATACTTGTGTGCAGAAAGCACCATGTAGAGGTCCTGAAATGCCTCAGAAGATTGATTTCAGAATG GATGTAGATCCTCCCAGGCTGAATCTTGGAGACAGCTTACAGAAGTTAGAACACATAGTGAACTTTGTGCCTGATGAGATGAAGTGTGACGGAGGATCTACTAGAGATGGAATGGAATCTTTCAATGGATCTCTGAGAGCTCCTCCTGAACCTATGGAGAAAAATCATAGACTTATGAACACTACTTCGTTTCTGGGGAAAGTCATCATTGTAAATACTCAAAACCTGGAAAAAGAAATGTTAATTTCCAGAAGAAATACGTATCAGAGGATTCTTACAATGGAAAAAGAAGGATTTCAGGTTGTAGAGCGAGATCTAAAATTGCCTGTCGACATCATTATTTCTCCTGCAACATGCTTTGTATGGTATAATTGCAGAAATATTCAAACAGAAGCATGTGCTTCTGGTTCTGCTGCTTCCTGCTTACCTCTGTGCATTGACAACATTGCAGCCAATGTCTTAACCTCGCTGAGTTTTGCTTTCACCGGCTGCATTATG GTATTTGAAGGAGAATCTGACTTCCTTTCAGCTGCAATGGAGTCATCAGATAAACTCTATGCTGCTGCAGCTAGCTTGAGAATTGTTTTGCAGATCTTCTACTCGTACACTTCAGAGTCAACAAATCAATTTATATTGAACTGTATTTCATGTTCCAGTAAGTCAATTAACGGTGGATATCCTGCAATGCCTGAATCTGAGATGCTAGCTGAATCCTTTCTTACCATGTTTCCTTCAATTAATCCACTCGCAGCTCATGCTATTTTGTCATCAGGAGATCCTCTTGCCCAGTTTCTTCAATATTCCCATGACAGAAGGGTCCTTGCAACGCATAAGTATCACGTTCCTGATGAGAGCATGGGCCTATTAAGCACTTTATGCAGATATGGGGAGCGAGATGATTCAAAATCTGGAATGACTGACTGCTCCTCTTCAGTGTCCTCTGCTCCTGATTTGGAGAACTATTGTTGCAGGGGAGATTCTgaaaagaagaaacaatctaGAGATAAATTACGTCGCTTAGAATCTGAAACACAATATCCTGATCACAGCCTAAGTTATATAAAGGAACCAAGACGCTACAAAGATACTGGGACACTGGCCGATGCTAACTCACTTTTTCAGACTCTTAACTTCAGTGTCCCGAATGTTGAGAAAATTTCCGGAGAAGAAATGGGGTTTGTTGAAGgtctaaaatttaataattctaGGGGTTACAGATCTCTTGATCTTATGGATAATAAGTTGTTTACTCTTGAAGAGGGAATTGATAAATACTCGTGCCACGAAAAGGATTCCATGTATAATTCGGTGAATCTTGGGCAGGACATTAGAGGTGAAATTGTCAACATCAAGAAGAATAAGGTTTTAGAGTCAACCATTTCCTTTTCTATCCCAAAATTGGATTTTGATCATGTGGAGGCAGATTCTGAGACGTCAAGAAAATCATCATGTAGtaattttcttcttcctttctctACAACTGCCGATATCAACCCTGATTTCTGTATGTGGGATCCTGGAAATGATCTTGACCACATGATGAAAGAATTTGATCAACATACAAATGCCAATGCCATCAAGTATAATTTTCCTATGAAGCAGCATGAGAAGACCCTCCATGGGTCAATGCCGAAAGATGAAAATTTTCATATGCAGTCAGTTCAGGAGAAGGATATTTCAAGCTACAGGACACCTCTTTCCATGGCAATTCATTCGAATCAACAGCAACAAGGATCCCCTTGGACTATAGAATTTCTAAATAGAGTGAGGGAGAAAAGCAGGTTGCACCGTCAAACAGTTCCATGTGATAAATCACCCCTTTATTTTGGGCGTCCTGACAATATTTCCAgagggaagaaaagaaaaagtccCTCCATTCTAGACTTCTACAAGTATCAAGGAGGTACCTCTAACAGAAAGACCATCGAACCAAAGAAGCAAAAAGGGTCATTGCAACCATCTATTTTGTCATCCAATGAGAAGAAATCTGGCTTTCCTAATCCAGCATGGACTCCACTAGACAAGAAAGCTAGACAG ACATTATCCTTCTCAACAGGTGGAGGAAGAGGGCAGGCTAAGTTGATCTGGAGTGACAGTGAAAAAGAGGCTGACACGACAAACAGACGATTTAACCACTCGATTAATTAG